The window GACTCCGTAAAAGTGGTTCATAGGAACCTTCCGTAGAATCAGTGGGATGCTAAGACCTGAAATCAAGATCGCGATTCCGATATTTACGAAGGCGTAGGTTTCGGGATTCATGAGTTTCGGAAAACGGAGACAAAGGAAAATCAGCGCTGTGACGATAGTGAGTTCGCTGATCACAGCGCAATCCCGGAGTTAATTCCTTCCTCTGTTTACGGACTGAGAAGCTGTTCGTAAACAGGTAGCTGGCCTCTTAACCTCAATCTGGTCCACCAAAGTCTTTGTGAAAGTGGGAGATCCAAGAGAGACGGCTCCATCGCAGCGCCGCATTGCGGCAATCGCGAAGCGATGGATCCAACGAAACGAATCACTCGCCCCTTGAAGCGATTACGCGGTTCCGCTCCTTATCCCCCGGCTGTTTTTCGATCGAGTAGACATGATCAGGATAGTCATATCCTTCTAAAAAAGCCTCTTTTTCGAATTCCATACCAATCTTCCTAGCCACCCGAATCGAAGCCGTATTATCTGGATCGACTAAAGCAATGAGCCTTTCTAGACCGACTACATTGAATCCATATTCACGAACTGCTAAGGCGGCCTCAGTCGCGAAACCAAATCCCCATCTAGAACGTGCTAACCGGTAGCCGACTTCAACTTCTTTCTGCCCGCAGATATCAGGAAAACAGGATAACCCACAATAACCGATCACTTCCTGTCCACTTTTCTCAACCACAGCCCAAAGTCCGAATCCAAAGCTTGAATAATTATTGCTGCACTTTGCCAGCCAAGCCCGGGTCTCTTCTCGCGATTTAATCCCACGACTAAACTTCATGACTTCGGCATCTGCGAAGATATACGCCAATGAATCGATATCGGCGGTCTCAAACTCCCGAAGCAATAATCGTTCTGTTTCGATTATTGTCATTGATGGAAACGGTGAGAAGAGGCGCGGCGCATTAACGATGTTGTCCCGAAGCGACTGGTTCGCTTTGTGAGGGTTCATGCCAAGACAACCTATCGTCTAGGCTGTTTAGTCGTGCATATTCGAAATGCAGAATCCTTCTTCGTTTGGGTGATTCAGATCTCTTAGATGAGTGAAGGATCAAAGGAGACATTAACAGAACGTCGCCTGCGCCACATGCACATATCGCTTCTGAAGCGTTCACATGTGAGAGAACCTCTCGCGATTCTATCTTTCCTCTCTTGTGGGACTCAGGGATGACTCTAAGCGCTCCGTTTTTCTGTGGTGTGTCGTCTAGGTGAATTCTGATCGTCATCATTCTTTCGAGAACTTCAACAGGCGGTTGGACATGGACAGAACCATCTTTGGTCGACCAAGGGCCATATCCTTTAATTTCGCATTTTTCTTCGACCGTGATCGTGAGGTCCTGATGCCAAGTAACTGGCCAATTCTCCTGTGGAGTCTTGTCAAAGAGGATACTCCTTACAGGTGATAGTCCTTTGGAGAGGAGATTCTGAAGCCGCACTGATTTCGCCAGTTGGTTGAATTCCTTCGATTTGCTCCGAATGTGCCGAACGCAAGCCGAACCTTCGTTCTTCGAAAGCCGATCTGCCTCTTCCCGCATGGCTTCCACTTCGTCCTTGGTGAAAACCTCACGGACGATCTCAAACCCTTGTGAATGGAAGTCGTTCATTGTTTGCGCGAATGCAGCGCATGAGCTCTTGAACACCGTCTGGCTCGCAGCAGTTTCTAGGAAGGGCATTTCGATTAACCTCCTTTGGCTCGTGATTGCGGCACCGCCGGAATCCAGGTGAGGCTGCGGAGAGGTTTGCGGGCCAGAGGCCCTCGGACCTCTTCGCTAACGCTGCCCGGAACCGGTGCTGCCGCAACCCCTTCCCTTCGGCAGGCTCAGGGCCTTGAGTCTTATCGAAAGGAGGGGCGAGGCACTTTTGGATTTGAGCCGCGTTGCGGCTTCGCAGATGGGCTTCTAGCCCGCCAAGCGAAGCCGTCGCCTTGCTCAAAACCAAAATTGCTCTCGTCACGTCCAAAGGAGGTTAGTCGAAGTGCCCTGAAGTTAAAAACTCGAAAAGCGAAGGCAGGTGCTCAGTACCACATCAATCGAATTGTCTGATAAAAAGAGCCTCATTACCATTTAACTGTAGCTCGTAGTCAACCCGCCTGACCTCAGCTGACATGCCTGAGCCCCGTAGGTAGTCGATTATACCCTCCAGGTATTTGGATTTACCCTGCTTCAATGTGAGGACAGGGAAAATTCTGACTTCTTCCGCAATCCTGCACATTTCAAGTATCGATGACAGGTGAAACTCGTAGGAAAAATGATCAGAATAGAGGAACAGGAAGTGGGAACAAAGAGCCAAATCGAACTCTCGATCAGCGTATTCTACTGTTGGTAGCTCTTTCAGCTCATATCTTTCCTCTCTTTTGCCTTTTTCAAAGTCATTTAGGAACAGCCTCAAGGCTCTGCGCCGATTGAGAAGGAGATTCTCTGGGTCGCGATGATAGGCCCACGTCCAGGAATCCAGACTTGCCCTCACTTGGTTGATTACAAGATCGACGCTTTCTTCAAAACGGGCAGCGATTTCCTCGCCCGAGAAGCGATATAATGGATCGAAAGAAACAACGCGGTTCCCGATTTCACTCATTTCAGCATTGAAGCTAGCCGGGCCATCTCCACATCCAACAATCCTTTTCCTCAAGTCACTATCTGAGAGAGAAAACATCAGCCGATATTCATCCAGTGATCTTCCCCAGGGAACGACTTTTTCAAGTGATAATGGCATGTCCTTTTTCTCCGAAGGTTAAAGGATGGCAACGACTGCGCTAGCCAAAGTTGCCACCACTACCCTGTTGGCTCTTGGTTATACCGTAGAATTCAGTGGTGTGAAATCGGCCACTCTTAAGGGTGTGGTCAGCTAAGCTTCCTTCGTGTTTCATTCCACACTTTTCCATCACTCTTCCCGAGGCTCGATTCTCTTTCATATGGTTTGCCTCAATCTTGTGACAGTTCATCTCAGTAAATCCATATTCAATAACCGCTTTCGCTGCTTCGGTGCAGAATCCTTTACCCCAGAATTGCGTTCCGATCCAATAGCCCAGCGTTCCTCTTTTTTGAGAGGCATTGAATTCAAGTCCAATCGCACCAATAAGCTCACCGCTTTCTCTTTCCTCTATCGCAAATGTAATTCCCTCTTGGTGGTAAAACTGCTTCAAGTGTGTCGAAATCCACCGTTCCGCCATCCCGTCCAAATACGGGTGTGGAATGTGTTGCGTAGTCTTGGCTACCGCTGGATTCCCAGCGAGCTTCTGCACCCGGCTAGCCTCTTCGATTCTGAACCCCCGAAGGGTTAGACGCGTAGTCTGTATTGTAGGAAAACGCTTCATATTGTTTGCGAACGGCATAGCGATCACGCTGCCTGCTGACAACGCTCACCGACCCTAGGGTTGATGGTTGAACGTTCATTTCGTCTTCGGCTCGGAGAGAGAAGGCAGTTGATCATCCGCGTCTTGTTCTTACTTGCCGGTTTGCAGGGCCTCTAGTTCGCCTTTGATGTTCGACCTGGCCTGTTCTTCAAGCTGACTAAAGAATTCGGTCGCGTAGATGCGCTGACAGAGAAACGACTGAAGGATCGATCTCCGACCTGCGGAAAACTGTGCCTCCGGAACGGAGGAATATTCGCGTCTGACGGCAGTCTGGTAGGCCTCGTAATCTTCTGGCTCCGATCCAAGGATGCTCAGATCAATATCAATGATTAGATCCTCATCCTCCCTACCTGATCTGGAGCGTTTTGGATCGGTTGCCACAACTAAGCGCTCAACGTCGTCGGTCAGCTTTCCTCCGACGAATGAACCGATTCGATCCGCAAAATATTGTGCACTCTGTGCTTCGTTGTGGCTATCTAGTGGATCGTAGATGGCGTCATGAAACCAAATCGCGAACTCTATTTCGTCCGAATGCTGTCCAGATGCGTCCAACCAAGAGAGCATTCGGTCAATATGCGACAGATTGTGGTAGGCACGATTCTCGTCGGAGTAGAGCCCTTTCAGTTCTCGGAACGTGCTCTAAGCCGTCTCGTCCGCTACTCCCGCCCGACGGCAAAGTTCGTTGAATCGGCTGGAAGTCGTATGATCCATTCTCTTAAGCTGTTGTTGAGGAATAGCACGGCTCTAGCCGTTGCCTCTATCGACTGGTTCAGACGGTTGGCCGATAAACATGAGGGTTTTTGTGTAGGGGATAGTCACATGGACTTCTCTCATTCCATACGGCTGTTGGAATGGCTCACGTATTTTTAGGGCACTTCGATTAACCTCCTTTGGCTCGTGATTGCGGCACCGCCGGAATCCGGGTGAGGCTGCGGAGAGGTTTGCGGGCCAGAGGCCCTCGGACCTCTCCGCTAACGCTGCCCGGAACCGGTGCTGCCGCAACCTCCTAGGGGCGAGGCCCTTTTGGATTTGAGCCGCGTTGCGGCTTCGCAGACGGGCTTCTAGCCCGCCAAGCGAAGCCGTCGCCTTGCTCAAAACCAAAATTGCTTTCGTCACGTCCAAAGGAGGTTAATCGAAGTGCCCTTTAAAAATCCCTTCTTCTCTTTCAGTAAGCTCCATACCCTATCGATGTCATCTACTGTCATGTAAAAGCTCATTTCTCCTATATCCTCTCCAGCTTTTTGGATATGAATCTCAATCCTCCCAAGGCCCACGATGCAGTAGTCCGGTGAATCCATAATGACTTCAAACTTGAGTATGTCGGTGAAGAATTCCTTCGTTTCCGAAACACTGTATGATGGGACCATCGGGCTTATACGTGTCGCCTTATACATTTTATTGGTTTTGTTTTCGCCGAAAGTGGGCGGGAGCCCAACAGGAAAAAGAGTCGTGTAAGATTGTAGGAACAGTACCCAAGGATCCGCTCTGAAGCGGTCGTTGTGCCTTTCGTCTGATGGCGGTAATCCCTTCCTATCAGACGCATCTACGGAGTGGAAGAGGTAAAGTCTAGTAGTAGGTTTGCGCGGTTTCTACCTGGTTCTGCGTCTGAGTAACAGGAGACCTGCACAGAACATTCCGGCCAGCGCGGCGTAGGCTGTTGGCTCAGGAATCACAGTGATTGTGGAAAAGCCGGGCGATATAAATTCGTCCAGTGAGCTGAAGTTGATGTCTCCTCCCACCGTTTCCGTGAAAGTTGAGGGAGGCGGCGTGATGTCCTCAGCGCGCAAATTTGTGACCTCACCTACGATGTTTCCGACAGTAAAGCGAAATGTGCCGAGGAAAATCTCATTACCAGTCAGAGGAGCGAAGATGTCGTCTACCGAGTCGATGAAGTAGGCACTCGAGCCGGGAGTCAGGGATTTTTCTTCACCAAGAAGCGTGTCATCAAAGGCGGGATTCGCAGAAATGTCGCTGAGTTCCAATACCACTGCAGGATCAGAGGGTGCGTTTTCGCCAAAGACGACCTGAACGCCCGCGCTGAAGATCCCATCGACGGCTAGATCGATCGGGTTGGCTTCTACTTGTATGAGTGAAACCTGCACATCCACCTTTTCGCCCGGTAAAACTTCATAATTACTCTGGCTGAAGCCATACCTAAAATTCGCGTAGGATTGGCTTGCGGCAACGAGAGTCAAAACGACGAGAAGTGGTTTGCTAGGTTTCACAAGACCTCGGTTATGGGCTCTCCAAGGTCACGTCAATCGTAAAGGGCAAGATGTCTTATCAACTTACCAAAACCGAGATGAGTTTTCGTCATTTTGACAGTGGGGTTCCAAGTCTGGTTGACCACTTGGTTCTTCCGTCTTCCTCCAAATGGTTCTAACCGCCTAGTTGTGGTGGAATCGCGGCGTCTCAAGAATGAAGCGCTGAGCGCGAAAAGAATTGAGACCACCGATTGGTTAGCTATTCCTCTCTGTGAATTTTGTGGACAACCGCGAAACCGTCACCGTCTTTATTTGTGTAGAAGTCAGCGGCGTAGGCATATGAATCGTCTTCCGGAGTGTAATTCCTTTCTATTTTCTCTCCTCCGACGGTAACATAAAAGGAGATGCTAGACCCATAGTGCCCGTTCGGTCCACCTTGCGACTTAAACGGCCCTTCACTTTCGCCAAAGCTCTCGAGAAAATCAAAACCAGATGAGCCTCTTCCGGATTCGGCATCACTTTTACTTACCTCGAATTCGACTCTATCGGCGCAAGCAACAAGGCAAAATACAACCAGAACACTACCAAAGATTTTTAATTTCGTTTTCGTTTTAGCCAACGTCGAAGCGAACCCTTCCCTGACCGAATCGGCGGTCAACATCACGGAGGCACGGTTCTATCAAATTCCGATTCAAGATGCAAGAACTCAAGAATCTTGTCGGGGATAGATACCTCGGTTTATTCGCCTCCAGATGTTTTGAAAAGGCCGGGGAAAAACTTTCTCACCAGAACAGTGTCAAACAGAGTCAAAACCACCGCTCCAACAATAGAGATTCCGATGAAAGCTAACACCGCTTTCCCAATGGAAAAGAAAAAGAAAACTCCAATACTCATTGAGAACAGCAAAAGTATAGTGAACATGTATAGCCCAATAGCCAGCTGAGCTCTCCGGTCTAGCGATCTATCCAATGCACTAAAAACTACTGCTAACAACCCACATAAGCTCAAAGAGATTGATAACGAGTGGCCATCTTCGAACAAAATATATGGGCAGATGACCATCGCACTGAAGAAGACAAATAAGATTGGCGCAATCAGACTTCGCTTTGCTCGAGTTTTTGGTTCTTTTGGGTTCATTTGAAGCCAATGTGGAGGTGGTAGGCGCGTGGGTCGAACAGTAGCCCCGACATCGTCTGGGGAAAAGGAAAATCCCGGAGTCGCCTCGTTCTCCTGGTTGCAGCCTACGGAGCAGGCCGGAAACAGAAGCAGGAGCTCTTGACCGCCATCTAGCCCGCCGAAGTTTCTACGAAGATGGAAACTCGAAGAGCAACGGCTGTTGCTCAGTGCCGCAATGCGGCCATCGTGAAGCGATGGACTTAGCGTTAAGCGTGGCAAACGGAGGAAGGCATCCGCTTTCCGGGGCCGAGGCTACGAATTTGTTCTGTGCTATTTTGCAAGAGCCACTGCGAAATCTGGATTGAGCGGATTAATATCCACACGCCTCTCGTGAGCAATGACAACTAAATCCATATCTTCCATAGGAATGGCTCCAAGCAAGATCTCGTCACCCATGACAATCGCCCCGACATAGGCACGACGGTTATTAAACCTAGTTTCGATAGGCCCAACGTAAGGAACCATCTGTTTGCTACCGTCGGCAAGTGTGACCTCCTTTTGACCGCCTGCTCTTAGTTCAAGCTGTAGGCAAACATGCTCCGGTATCGCAAGATAGACGGAACCTGTGTCCGCAAGTGCCTCTGCCTCAATAGGTTCTTTTTCTGGTAGACTCGGATTGCGCAACAAAAGCAATCAACAAGATAGTCCCATATCCGAGAAATATCAATCTTATGTCTGTGGGGAAGTACTTTCTTCCGATTGTAAAGGTGTCTCAGGACCGGAACGCGGAGAGTGAGTGGAATTGAGACTACCCTCTGGTTAGCATTATTCCGCAAGGATTAAGAGATCGAGAAATACCTCAAATGAATCCGCAATGGGATACTCATTCTTGTGAATGCGATCCGCATCAGTGGGAATTCCAATGCTCAGGCAACCAGCTACGTCGTCCTCGTGGTCCCAGAAAATCACCTTACCGTAACGTAGTCCCATTCTTCCTAAGCAGAATTGGTTGCCAAAAGAATCGAATCCCACGGGAACAAGATCTGGGGAAACTCTACCCTCGTAGATCTCCCTTGCTTCAAATATCTCAGGTATTGTGTAAAGCTGTAGCCCATAAAGATCGCCGCCTGGGATCTTTTGTATTCTCATTGGATCCACCAAGCACTCTGGTTCGTATGCACCGTCGTGTTCTTCTATAAATAACCGAAACTCTCGAGGAATTCCCTCCGGAAAAACCTGGTTAAGTCTCTCTATGTCCTGCGCTGATGGTGGACCACTTAATTCGTGGAATTCAATCATTGTCAACGTGGAGACCAGAGAATAACCCCGCAAGGCTCGGTCGTTCGGTTGATTCTAGATTTGGCGGAACGGTTCACTGGTTGTCTGTGTCGTCTTGATATCATACTTTGGAAGTAGGTAAACGATACCAACGCCTATAGGTCCGGCAAAAGAGAGGAGAAACCATGATGTGTGTCGCCCTCTATCTCTGATAACCCGCCAAAAACCTGTGTAATAGCATATAAGTCCGAGTATCCAGGTTGCATTTACTATAACCTTTAAAACCTCTGGGTGTCTCTCGGATTCAAAGAACTGCCTCCCAAGGACTATTCCGCCCAAAAGAGCTAACCCCACAAATAGAAGGAAATTTGAGGGGAGTCCGTCGTCTCTGACAGTTTTCATTCCTTCTAATCACTTCAAGGCTAGGCGACCCGGCCCGAGGAGTCCAGCGTTCTGTCGATTGTCGATTTCACAGGCGATTACACCGGAGTGCCTACGCCGTTTGTTCTCGTTATCTTTGCTCAACCGGAAGAGGCGGTGTTCCACCACGTATTGAATGTTGCAAATCTATACTCTTCCCTGTCCGACTAGTTCCAAGTTCGACTCGACCACCGAGATCGACTGAAACTCCTTGGGGGCCGAACAATCTGGTTTGTATTCCAGGTTCGAGTGATATTTCCAATCGAGATTTTTCTCTTATTGCAGATGCGTGAGTCTTTATAGCATCTGAAAGCAGCAGGGCTGCGACGACAATTCCTACTGACAGGATGATCAAGGGGATAAGTGTATTTTTCATATTCATTAGAGAATGCGGTGCAGAGACCCACAGGAATTTGACTATAGCCCCGACATCATCGGAGTGGAAGGATAATCCCGGACTCGCCTCTTGCTCCTCGTTGCGAATACGGCCATAGCGAAGCGATGGACGAAACGTTCATTGGACGCACTCGATCCATCGCGTCGTCTTCCCCCGATCTGTTATATCTCTGTTTCACCCAGTTCCCGAGGCGTCGGGAAATGTTTCGGTATCGTCAATGTTCTGCAGGCCCCAATTGGCAATGTTTTGCACGATCGGCCGGAGAGACTCCCCACGTTCGGTAAGGAGGTAATTAAATCTTCGTTTATCGTCTATGTCGGGCTCTCTCTTCACCATGCCCAACTCAGTGAGCCGGCGTAATCGGTGACTCAGAATGTTCCGGGCGATTCGCTCTGGCGCATTTCTAAGTTCGTCGAATTGCGTGGCCCCGTGAAGAAGATCACGCACGATCAGCAGGGTCCACTTATCTCCCAAAATATCCAAAGTGCACGCGACAGGGCACCCCGATCTACGATTTTTGTTCAAACTCATGCTTTTAGGTTGCAAATTTAAACTGAAATACGAATATAGGTTGCATTATGCAACTTTAATCGATGAGTGATCCAATCCAGATATTTGAAGCAGGTTCTCTCAAAGGCTGGAGAGACTTTCACTTCTCCATTCCAGGTCTCCCAACAAAGTCGAAGCAATTCCTGAAGAGTGAACTTGGACTCACCAGCATGGAGGTCTCACTGAATGCCCTTCGAGTCGGCGAAGATATGCCCTTCGTTCATAAGCACAGAGAGAATGAAGAACTGTATTTGTTCTTATCGGGCTCTGGAGAATTCCAAGCAAACGGAGAGGTCTATCCCGTGAAAGACGGTACTTGCGTCAAGTGTTCGCCAGACGTTCGCAGGACTTTTCGAAACACTGGGGAAGCAGAGATGCTCTTCATCGTCATCCAAGCAAAAGACAATTCGTTGCTTGATCACTTCACGATCCAAGATGGAGAGCTGGTTGATGAACTTCCCAAATGGTCCGCTTCCAACGATTCTTCGACATAATACGGCGCTGAGGCGCACAGGGGTTGGACTGTAGCCCCGACAATGTCGGGGCGGCAAGGGCAATCCCTGAGTTGCCTCATGCTCCTGGTTGCGGCCTGCGGAGCGGTCCGGAAGCTGGGCATGAGCTCTTGACTGCCATCTGGTCCGCCGAAGTCTCTACGGAGGTGGAAGTTCGAAGAGCAACGGCTGTTGCTCAGCGCCCCATTACGGTCATCGCGAAGCGATGGACGCAACGTAGAGAGGAGGCGCGCCTATGGCGTTGCCTCCCTCGCCTTGTTCGGATTTGGTTTGTTAACTTCAATTTCAATCACCTTGGCTCGTTCATCATCGAATTTGATTCTATAGGACCAACCATTACTTGAGCTAGAGGATTTGCCAAGAATTGGCTGATCAAATACCTGGGGATAGTCCCTATTCAGTTCTTCGAATGTGTCTCCAACCTCAACTCTTTCAATAACTGCATAGAGTGCTTCTTGTCCGATTGCTCCCTCGGCAATCACATGTGTAGTGTATGGAAAGTAAGCTATCCCGATTGGTAGTAGAACAAAACGAACAAGGGGAAAGAAAAGAATTGGTGACAACCAAGCTACGAGTGTGGGAACAAAATTCTTTACTTGGAGTAGCCAAAAAACGCTTCCGGCAATCG is drawn from Verrucomicrobiota bacterium and contains these coding sequences:
- a CDS encoding GNAT family N-acetyltransferase — translated: MTIIETERLLLREFETADIDSLAYIFADAEVMKFSRGIKSREETRAWLAKCSNNYSSFGFGLWAVVEKSGQEVIGYCGLSCFPDICGQKEVEVGYRLARSRWGFGFATEAALAVREYGFNVVGLERLIALVDPDNTASIRVARKIGMEFEKEAFLEGYDYPDHVYSIEKQPGDKERNRVIASRGE
- a CDS encoding phytanoyl-CoA dioxygenase family protein, with the translated sequence MNDFHSQGFEIVREVFTKDEVEAMREEADRLSKNEGSACVRHIRSKSKEFNQLAKSVRLQNLLSKGLSPVRSILFDKTPQENWPVTWHQDLTITVEEKCEIKGYGPWSTKDGSVHVQPPVEVLERMMTIRIHLDDTPQKNGALRVIPESHKRGKIESREVLSHVNASEAICACGAGDVLLMSPLILHSSKRSESPKRRRILHFEYARLNSLDDRLSWHEPSQSEPVASGQHR
- a CDS encoding SAM-dependent methyltransferase, whose protein sequence is MPLSLEKVVPWGRSLDEYRLMFSLSDSDLRKRIVGCGDGPASFNAEMSEIGNRVVSFDPLYRFSGEEIAARFEESVDLVINQVRASLDSWTWAYHRDPENLLLNRRRALRLFLNDFEKGKREERYELKELPTVEYADREFDLALCSHFLFLYSDHFSYEFHLSSILEMCRIAEEVRIFPVLTLKQGKSKYLEGIIDYLRGSGMSAEVRRVDYELQLNGNEALFIRQFD
- a CDS encoding GNAT family N-acetyltransferase, whose amino-acid sequence is MKRFPTIQTTRLTLRGFRIEEASRVQKLAGNPAVAKTTQHIPHPYLDGMAERWISTHLKQFYHQEGITFAIEERESGELIGAIGLEFNASQKRGTLGYWIGTQFWGKGFCTEAAKAVIEYGFTEMNCHKIEANHMKENRASGRVMEKCGMKHEGSLADHTLKSGRFHTTEFYGITKSQQGSGGNFG
- a CDS encoding phosphohydrolase, with amino-acid sequence MLSWLDASGQHSDEIEFAIWFHDAIYDPLDSHNEAQSAQYFADRIGSFVGGKLTDDVERLVVATDPKRSRSGREDEDLIIDIDLSILGSEPEDYEAYQTAVRREYSSVPEAQFSAGRRSILQSFLCQRIYATEFFSQLEEQARSNIKGELEALQTGK
- a CDS encoding PEP-CTERM sorting domain-containing protein (PEP-CTERM proteins occur, often in large numbers, in the proteomes of bacteria that also encode an exosortase, a predicted intramembrane cysteine proteinase. The presence of a PEP-CTERM domain at a protein's C-terminus predicts cleavage within the sorting domain, followed by covalent anchoring to some some component of the (usually Gram-negative) cell surface. Many PEP-CTERM proteins exhibit an unusual sequence composition that includes large numbers of potential glycosylation sites. Expression of one such protein has been shown restore the ability of a bacterium to form floc, a type of biofilm.) produces the protein MKPSKPLLVVLTLVAASQSYANFRYGFSQSNYEVLPGEKVDVQVSLIQVEANPIDLAVDGIFSAGVQVVFGENAPSDPAVVLELSDISANPAFDDTLLGEEKSLTPGSSAYFIDSVDDIFAPLTGNEIFLGTFRFTVGNIVGEVTNLRAEDITPPPSTFTETVGGDINFSSLDEFISPGFSTITVIPEPTAYAALAGMFCAGLLLLRRRTR
- a CDS encoding clan AA aspartic protease, coding for MRNPSLPEKEPIEAEALADTGSVYLAIPEHVCLQLELRAGGQKEVTLADGSKQMVPYVGPIETRFNNRRAYVGAIVMGDEILLGAIPMEDMDLVVIAHERRVDINPLNPDFAVALAK
- a CDS encoding SMI1/KNR4 family protein; the encoded protein is MIEFHELSGPPSAQDIERLNQVFPEGIPREFRLFIEEHDGAYEPECLVDPMRIQKIPGGDLYGLQLYTIPEIFEAREIYEGRVSPDLVPVGFDSFGNQFCLGRMGLRYGKVIFWDHEDDVAGCLSIGIPTDADRIHKNEYPIADSFEVFLDLLILAE
- a CDS encoding helix-turn-helix domain-containing protein, giving the protein MSLNKNRRSGCPVACTLDILGDKWTLLIVRDLLHGATQFDELRNAPERIARNILSHRLRRLTELGMVKREPDIDDKRRFNYLLTERGESLRPIVQNIANWGLQNIDDTETFPDASGTG
- a CDS encoding cupin domain-containing protein; its protein translation is MSDPIQIFEAGSLKGWRDFHFSIPGLPTKSKQFLKSELGLTSMEVSLNALRVGEDMPFVHKHRENEELYLFLSGSGEFQANGEVYPVKDGTCVKCSPDVRRTFRNTGEAEMLFIVIQAKDNSLLDHFTIQDGELVDELPKWSASNDSST